The following is a genomic window from Nicotiana tabacum cultivar K326 chromosome 3, ASM71507v2, whole genome shotgun sequence.
GCAGAAACTTAACCAACCCCATAGCAGCCTTAGCAAAAACTTAACAGCAAAAACAAGAAGCAAAACATGGCACATAGGCCTCAACAAGAACCAGGATAATTGGTTAACTGTGTTGTTTGTTAACTAACTAAACATAATTGTTTAATAACCAATCACAACAAAAAACATAACAATTGTTTTCAAAGAAGATCTTCATCATCAAGTGCAACTCGTTTACCTTTGCCCTTTGTTGCCATCATCTTGATATTTCTCTTTCTTGCCTCAAGTTGGACTTGGCTTGATGAGATTGCAGCTTTTCCCTTCCATGTCAGCTTAGTTGGAGAATAAGGAATATTGGTAGGTGTCGAAGCCCCAGTGTGATCTCCAGCAAACTTAATTTTCCTTACACCAGTAGTAGGTCCTCTTAGGTTACCCCTCTCAATCCTTGATTGTGTTTCTGAAATAATCATTGGCCTAAGTGGAGGATCTTCTTCATTGTCAACTTCTGGACCATATGGTGTGAACTCTTGGGCGGCAGCAAATGGTCCAACATCAGCATTGCAGCTTGCAGCTTGGGTGGCAGCAAATGGTCCAACATCAGCATTGCAGCTTGCAGCTTGGGTGGCAGCAAATGGTCCAACATCTTCATTGTCACTCTCCATTGCAGCATCTTCTTGAGTTGCAGCAGCCTTAGGCTATtaacaagtaaaaaaaaatcaagtcAATTTAAGTAGTACTGTTAATCAATCAAACAATATGAAAAAATATTACCTTGTAACAACCCCTTCCATTGTGGTTTGGCTCACCACAATTACTACATGTCATTTGTGTCTCCTTCCTTGATTGACTCCATGCCCTATCCTTTTTCTTGCCTCATCTGGTTCCCTATTTCTTTTCACTTTGGGTCTGCCAACTTGCTTCACAGTATCAGGAGGTAACATGGCTTGTGAAGGTTCAACTTTCCAGAATTGTCGACCCCTAACAGGCTGAAGCTTTTCCTTATATGTTAGCAAGTATGCTTCTTTACTATACCACCAATGGATTTCACCATCAGGCTCTACTCTCTTATGCACCATTGCCTTTATTGCATGAGGGCAAGGAATGCCAGATAAATCCCATAACCTACATGTACACCTTCTCTGTTGTAGATTGACAGCGTGTCTATCAATTCCTTCAGACACTTCATATCCTCAATCTCCATTGAATATAACTTTACAGTCATGTGATATGCCCTTCCGATCACTATACAACTTCAAGCAAGCTGGACTAATATTCTGCATTGCAACTTCTCACCTTAGCCTCATTGTCTCCTAACAACACTATCACTTTCACTCTTATGTCCTCCAACATTTTGATAATTGGTTTTCCTCTAGCCTCAAGAATCCAGGCATTAAATGACTCAGTGAAGTTGTTATCAACCATCATATTCTTACATTGAGTATCAAGATAAACCCTGCACCATGCCCTTGGGAGATACTTTAAGATATCCTTTGCAGCATCTTCTGACAGATCCCCTAATTTTTTCAGTTGGTCTTTAAACTCCTCAACATATGAACTCCATGCACACCACTATAACAACTTTCTTATTTCATCACTTCTCCATTTGCCAATTGGCCTCAATATGTCTCATATAGTACTTGTGGTTAGCCTCAGGAAGTATTGTGCTACCAGCAGCCAACAAGCCCTGTGAAATGAATCAAAAacagaaaatgaaagaaatattaGACTATTAGTGCAAACCATCATATACTTTAAAATATATAATGAAAGAAAATCAGAATTAATTACCTTTTGCATATCTGATATGAATGTGATTCTTGCACCAGTTTTAAGCTCCAAAGACAACTTCAACAGCTCCATGAACCAACTCCAAGTCCTGCTTGTTTCCTTGTCCACCACAGCCCATGCTAGTGGGTAGAAATGATTCATGGAATCTTGTCCTAATGCAACCAATAGCTGACCCTTGGTTCTACCCTTTAAGAATGTACCATCCACTCCAATTAATGGTCTCAAACCATTTTTCCAGCCTTGCTTCAAAGCATTAAAGCATAAGTACATTCTCAAAAAATTTCTCTTACCTTCTGCTAGTGCATCTTTGGAGATATTTATGACTACATCACTTCCTGGATTAGACAATCTAAGTTCTTGGCAGTATGCCTCAAGTTTGTTGTAGTCATCTATAAAACTACCCTCTAGTTTCTGAAGAACCAAACTCTTAGCCCTTTTCAATTTGGATCTACTCACATTCAACTTCAAATCATGTTCAAGCTCACCTCTCATATCTTTAATCATGTATTTAGGGTTATTTTGGACTTTACTCTTAAAATACTTAGCTAATGTGGCATAATCAGCTCTAGGATTCTTAAAGGCATCATCATATGTGTGTATATCCTTCCAAGTTTTAATCGTGAACCCACCAGTTTTCCCATCTTCAGAAATTAGACACCTAAAGGGACACCCTTCTTGACAACCATACCTGGTTCTTACTTTTTCACATTTAATCAACTTCAAAGCCTTTTTGTTAGCTAAAGCATAGAAATTTACAGCCTTCATGCCTTCATTCATGTCCTTAAATGACATACCTAGCTTCAACTCCTTATAGCTTTCCAACCTATCATCTAAAACCCTCCTACTTTCATTGCTAATACCCTCCATTTCATCCGAATCATACTCCCCACCATCTGAAGGTTCATATTCGCCACCAGAACCAAGACTTTGTTCACAATCTGTACCAACCTCAACATCTACATGATATGTTTCTGTATGGTCTATGATATGTGGAACAGAAA
Proteins encoded in this region:
- the LOC107801934 gene encoding uncharacterized protein LOC107801934 isoform X1; its protein translation is MTCSNCGEPNHNGRGCYKPKAAATQEDAAMESDNEDVGPFAATQAASCNADVGPFAATQAASCNADVGPFAAAQEFTPYGPEVDNEEDPPLRPMIISETQSRIERGNLRGPTTGVRKIKFAGDHTGASTPTNIPYSPTKLTWKGKAAISSSQVQLEARKRNIKMMATKGKGKRVALDDEDLL
- the LOC107801934 gene encoding uncharacterized protein LOC107801934 isoform X2, with amino-acid sequence MTCSNCGEPNHNGRGCYKPKAAATQEDAAMESDNEDVGPFAATQAASCNADVGPFAATQAASCNADVGPFAAAQEFTPYGPEVDNEEDPPLRPMIISETQSRIERGNLRGPTTGVRKIKFAGDHTGASTPTNIPYSPTKLTWKGKAAISSSQVQLEARKRNIKMMATKGKGVSEQ